The Nitrospira sp. genome window below encodes:
- the typA gene encoding translational GTPase TypA: MTTVRAPHDRRSDIRNIAIIAHVDHGKTTLVDAVLRQTHVHRKIDDMGERIMDSMDQERERGITIRAKNASVIYNGVKINIVDTPGHADFGGEVERTLRMVDGVLILVDAKEGPMPQTTFVLRKALALGHKAIVVINKIDRPDAVIDDVVNRTFDLFVHLGATDEQLDFPIVYTSAIKGIATLDVNKPGTDIRPLLDTVLEKIPAPAITVEAPLQILVLALVQDPYKGKMGIGKIQSGSIARRQNVMVLGKNGAQIPGKVSDLAVYSGLERADTEQAAAGEIVAVAGLDEVSIGDTIADAERPVALPRVSIDEPTVQMTFSVNNSPFAGREGKFLTSRHLRERLFKELETNVSLRVNETDSADRFLVAGRGELHLAVLIEQMRREGYELQVSQPEVILHREGGAVMEPYEELTIQVPENYQGTVIEEIGKRRGEMRHMRLIHSDVGTSEMHLEYHIPTRGIMGLKNALLAKTRGTVIMHHVFSAYEAAEERDLIVAPHGSLVAFEDGVSTGYAIFMTQERGAMFIGPGVDVYRGMVVGQNSRDEDLDVNVCKEKHLTNMRASGSDEALVLTPPREMTLEFALEYIGADELVEITPQNLRLRKRLLNPEDRRKARKAGK, encoded by the coding sequence ATGACCACAGTACGCGCCCCCCATGACCGTCGCAGTGATATTCGGAATATCGCCATTATCGCCCACGTCGATCACGGCAAAACAACCTTGGTCGATGCGGTGCTCCGTCAAACTCACGTCCATCGCAAGATCGACGATATGGGCGAACGCATCATGGACTCGATGGACCAGGAACGGGAGCGTGGGATTACGATCCGGGCTAAAAACGCCAGCGTCATCTACAACGGGGTGAAAATCAACATTGTCGATACTCCGGGCCATGCCGATTTCGGGGGTGAAGTGGAACGCACGCTCCGGATGGTGGACGGCGTATTGATTTTGGTCGATGCGAAAGAGGGCCCCATGCCGCAAACGACCTTCGTGTTGCGGAAAGCCTTGGCGCTTGGGCACAAAGCCATCGTCGTCATCAACAAGATCGACCGGCCGGACGCCGTCATCGACGACGTCGTCAACCGCACCTTCGACCTGTTCGTCCATCTGGGAGCCACCGACGAACAACTCGACTTTCCGATCGTCTACACGTCGGCGATCAAGGGGATCGCCACGCTCGATGTCAACAAGCCGGGTACCGACATCAGACCATTACTCGACACCGTGCTGGAGAAGATCCCAGCTCCAGCCATTACCGTCGAGGCCCCGCTCCAAATTCTTGTGCTGGCCCTTGTGCAAGATCCCTACAAAGGCAAGATGGGGATCGGCAAGATCCAGTCCGGTTCAATCGCCCGGCGGCAGAATGTCATGGTCCTCGGCAAGAACGGCGCGCAGATTCCCGGAAAAGTGTCCGACCTCGCGGTCTATTCGGGCCTTGAACGAGCCGACACCGAACAGGCAGCCGCCGGAGAGATCGTCGCAGTGGCGGGGCTTGATGAGGTGAGCATCGGCGATACCATCGCCGACGCCGAGCGTCCGGTCGCCCTCCCGCGCGTCTCGATCGACGAGCCGACGGTTCAGATGACCTTCTCGGTGAATAACAGTCCCTTCGCCGGACGTGAAGGCAAGTTTCTGACGTCACGCCATTTGCGTGAGCGCTTGTTCAAGGAGCTGGAAACCAATGTGTCGCTCCGCGTCAATGAGACGGACAGCGCCGACCGCTTCCTTGTGGCGGGGCGAGGCGAACTCCATCTCGCCGTGTTGATCGAACAGATGCGACGGGAAGGGTACGAGCTTCAAGTCTCGCAACCAGAAGTCATTCTCCATCGTGAAGGCGGCGCCGTCATGGAGCCGTACGAAGAGTTGACCATCCAGGTGCCGGAAAACTATCAAGGCACGGTCATCGAAGAGATCGGCAAACGTCGCGGCGAGATGCGACACATGCGGCTCATCCACTCTGATGTCGGCACCAGTGAGATGCATTTGGAGTACCACATTCCGACCAGAGGCATCATGGGGCTGAAGAACGCGCTCCTGGCGAAGACCCGCGGGACCGTCATTATGCACCATGTGTTCTCGGCTTACGAAGCCGCGGAGGAGCGGGACCTGATCGTGGCACCACATGGCTCGCTGGTCGCCTTTGAAGACGGTGTCAGTACGGGTTATGCCATCTTCATGACACAGGAACGTGGTGCCATGTTCATCGGCCCCGGCGTCGACGTCTACCGAGGGATGGTCGTGGGCCAGAACAGCCGAGACGAGGACCTGGATGTGAACGTGTGCAAGGAGAAGCACCTCACCAACATGCGGGCCTCTGGTTCCGACGAAGCCTTGGTGCTCACCCCTCCGCGCGAAATGACGCTGGAATTCGCTTTGGAGTACATCGGAGCCGACGAGTTGGTCGAGATCACCCCCCAGAACCTTCGTCTGCGGAAGCGGCTGCTGAATCCAGAAGACCGCCGCAAGGCGCGGAAAGCCGGTAAATAA
- a CDS encoding MASE1 domain-containing protein has product MTERRSTSSWLRWLALVLALAALYVATARLEPMLTLPPENKAPALWPPAGIALAALLLYGQQVWPGVWLGAFLANFFDGFTTTNLFPLSAHLFVSAGIAGGSTLQALAGNFLVRRWTGSVRPFQQAVHAFTFAGVAMFVCLIAATFGVASLYVAGFAPAKTITFIWWTWWLGDMMGVLTVGSFILTWSRRPSVDWHPLRLAEATLLLLLLSTLACVIFGILSPIPGLLTPLTYLIIPLLLWATFRFGLHGAATALVPVSALAVVGTAQGTGPFAQPTVESSLLLLQVFMGVLSIIMLVMAAVLTEREEAEDKVRQWESVFDHTTSRSSSVPSSTS; this is encoded by the coding sequence TTGACGGAGAGACGCTCTACTTCGAGCTGGCTGCGGTGGCTGGCCCTGGTGCTGGCCCTTGCCGCCTTGTACGTCGCCACGGCCAGGCTGGAGCCGATGCTGACCTTGCCGCCGGAGAACAAGGCGCCGGCGCTATGGCCTCCGGCTGGCATCGCCCTTGCCGCTTTGCTGTTGTACGGACAGCAGGTCTGGCCAGGCGTCTGGCTGGGGGCGTTTCTGGCGAATTTTTTTGACGGCTTTACCACGACCAACCTGTTCCCCCTGTCGGCCCACCTGTTCGTGTCAGCAGGCATCGCCGGCGGCTCCACTCTCCAGGCTTTGGCGGGGAACTTTCTCGTGCGGCGCTGGACCGGCTCAGTTCGTCCCTTCCAGCAAGCGGTCCATGCTTTCACGTTCGCAGGCGTGGCGATGTTCGTGTGTCTCATCGCCGCCACCTTCGGGGTCGCCAGCCTATATGTGGCGGGGTTCGCACCGGCCAAAACCATCACCTTCATCTGGTGGACATGGTGGCTAGGCGATATGATGGGCGTTCTCACGGTGGGATCGTTTATTCTGACCTGGAGTCGCCGGCCTTCAGTCGATTGGCACCCACTCCGACTGGCAGAGGCCACACTGCTGCTTCTGTTGTTGTCGACGCTGGCGTGCGTCATCTTCGGCATCCTCTCGCCCATTCCCGGCCTCCTCACTCCGCTGACCTATCTGATCATTCCACTTCTGTTGTGGGCCACCTTCCGCTTTGGCCTGCACGGAGCGGCGACGGCCCTCGTTCCGGTGAGCGCCCTCGCTGTCGTCGGCACAGCTCAGGGCACCGGTCCGTTCGCCCAGCCGACCGTCGAGTCGTCCCTGCTGCTCCTGCAAGTCTTCATGGGCGTCCTCAGCATCATCATGCTGGTGATGGCAGCTGTCCTCACCGAGCGCGAAGAGGCGGAGGACAAGGTGCGTCAGTGGGAATCCGTATTCGATCACACCACCTCACGCAGTTCCTCGGTGCCAAGTTCAACGTCCTGA
- a CDS encoding PBP1A family penicillin-binding protein, which yields MPRDDPFFEIQTRPPRRLRRWQIALIGLVAATIVGVTMVAGIIWHFSQDLPSLDLLQNYQPSLVTTVYSDDRQPIGQFYIERRILTPLPEIPKTLTQAVIATEDARFFEHPGLDFIGMLRAAWTNIRHGGKKVEGASTITQQLARSLFLSSERSYERKIRELVLAYKMEVVSGKEQILETYLNQIYFGQGAYGVGSAAHSYFGKDVRSLTLAESAFLGGLPKSPSRFSPFTAYDLAKKRQEHVLARMEEVGFIKAAERETAAREKLNFHRPGSEHLAPYFVEYVRQLLVAKYGESMVYKGGLQIYTTLNLEMQKAAEAALLNGARELDKREGWRGPRRSVDLATFQPSGLTQTDQLLKPGYLGEGVVLKVAKDHYVVQVGAFTAKLTFDDMAWAKRILKGPDPAVDFVVNPNLKQLLKPGDVIEIGVKRLTKDGVQLTLEQTPIVEGGLIAIDPKGGAIRAMVGGYDFSRSEYNRAVQAHRQPGSAFKPLIYATAMSQGLSPATQILDAPVVYEQEEEDKIWKPENYGRRFHGMVSLRDALAQSHNLATVRLLDKVGVKNVIELSRTVGVTSPLPADLSLGLGTSSVGLMELTSVYGVFLNQGNRAEPFAVQSVKDNQGKTIEVTEPEPHEVISKETAYLITNMMEDVVQRGTGQSAKILGRPIAGKTGTTNDYINAWFIGGTPNLVAGVYVGFDDRRSLGESETGARSALPIWNAFMKEALKQLPVVPFEIPDGVTFVKVDAATGLLESEQEGEEQKGTVELFAKGSEPTQAAQRRLDPTDFYKLDQIPEGQPIGDDNLQPP from the coding sequence ATGCCACGCGATGACCCGTTCTTTGAAATTCAGACAAGGCCGCCTCGTCGCCTGCGTCGGTGGCAGATCGCCTTGATTGGTCTGGTGGCCGCCACCATCGTAGGAGTCACGATGGTCGCAGGAATCATCTGGCACTTTTCCCAAGATCTTCCATCGCTCGACCTACTCCAAAACTATCAACCGAGTTTGGTCACCACCGTCTATTCGGATGATCGTCAACCCATCGGCCAGTTCTATATCGAGCGCCGCATCCTGACTCCGCTCCCTGAAATTCCAAAAACACTGACACAGGCCGTCATTGCGACGGAGGACGCGCGGTTTTTCGAGCATCCGGGATTGGACTTTATCGGGATGCTCCGGGCGGCTTGGACGAACATTCGCCATGGAGGGAAGAAGGTCGAAGGCGCCAGCACGATCACGCAACAGTTGGCTCGTTCGCTCTTTCTCTCGTCCGAGCGGTCCTACGAACGGAAGATTCGTGAGCTTGTTCTCGCGTACAAAATGGAGGTGGTCTCCGGTAAGGAACAGATCCTTGAAACCTACTTAAACCAGATCTATTTCGGGCAGGGAGCCTATGGCGTCGGCTCCGCGGCTCATTCCTATTTCGGAAAAGACGTCAGATCTCTGACTCTTGCCGAATCCGCATTCTTAGGCGGTCTGCCGAAGTCGCCGAGCCGGTTTTCTCCTTTTACCGCCTATGATTTGGCGAAGAAGCGCCAAGAGCATGTTCTCGCCAGAATGGAGGAAGTTGGGTTTATCAAAGCGGCGGAACGGGAGACGGCTGCTCGTGAAAAGCTGAATTTCCATCGACCGGGAAGCGAACACCTTGCGCCGTATTTCGTTGAATACGTCCGTCAACTGCTCGTGGCGAAGTACGGGGAATCGATGGTGTACAAAGGCGGTCTCCAAATTTACACGACCTTGAATTTGGAGATGCAAAAAGCGGCGGAGGCAGCGCTCTTGAACGGGGCTCGCGAGCTCGACAAACGGGAAGGGTGGCGAGGGCCTCGACGATCCGTCGATTTGGCGACTTTCCAGCCATCGGGCCTGACCCAGACGGATCAGCTGCTCAAACCCGGTTATCTGGGTGAAGGGGTCGTCTTGAAGGTTGCGAAGGATCACTATGTGGTTCAAGTCGGCGCATTTACCGCGAAACTGACGTTTGACGACATGGCGTGGGCCAAGCGGATTCTCAAGGGGCCGGATCCCGCAGTGGATTTCGTCGTGAACCCGAATCTCAAGCAACTCCTGAAGCCCGGGGATGTCATCGAAATCGGCGTGAAACGACTCACCAAGGATGGAGTGCAACTCACACTGGAGCAGACGCCGATCGTCGAAGGAGGACTGATTGCGATCGATCCCAAAGGGGGTGCGATTCGGGCGATGGTGGGCGGCTATGATTTCTCCCGCAGTGAATACAACCGGGCGGTGCAGGCTCATCGCCAGCCGGGGTCCGCGTTCAAACCTCTCATTTATGCGACTGCGATGAGTCAAGGATTGAGCCCCGCCACACAGATCCTCGATGCCCCGGTCGTCTACGAGCAGGAAGAAGAGGACAAGATTTGGAAGCCGGAGAACTACGGTCGGAGGTTTCACGGCATGGTGAGCCTCAGAGATGCGTTGGCTCAGTCACACAATCTTGCGACGGTTCGGCTGTTGGACAAGGTCGGCGTGAAAAACGTGATCGAGCTCTCGCGCACCGTCGGGGTCACGAGTCCGCTTCCCGCCGATCTATCCCTGGGACTCGGCACATCGTCGGTGGGCTTGATGGAGTTGACGTCGGTGTACGGTGTGTTTTTGAACCAGGGGAATCGAGCGGAACCCTTTGCGGTCCAATCGGTCAAGGATAACCAGGGGAAGACGATTGAAGTGACCGAGCCTGAGCCTCATGAAGTCATCTCCAAAGAAACCGCTTATTTGATCACCAACATGATGGAGGATGTCGTGCAGAGGGGAACCGGGCAGTCGGCAAAGATTCTGGGACGTCCGATCGCCGGGAAAACCGGCACGACGAACGACTACATCAATGCTTGGTTTATCGGTGGCACACCGAATCTGGTCGCCGGTGTCTATGTCGGTTTCGACGATCGCCGCTCACTGGGAGAGAGCGAAACCGGAGCCCGTTCAGCCTTACCGATCTGGAACGCTTTCATGAAAGAGGCGCTTAAGCAGCTTCCCGTTGTCCCGTTCGAGATTCCTGACGGGGTGACTTTTGTGAAAGTCGATGCCGCGACCGGACTCCTGGAGTCAGAGCAAGAAGGAGAAGAGC